A genomic region of Janthinobacterium lividum contains the following coding sequences:
- a CDS encoding adenosine deaminase — MMNPQLRAIVRGMPKAELHIHIEGSLEPELIFALAERNGVPLGYESVEHLRSAYAFTDLQSFLDIYYAGASVLLKEQDFYDMTQAYLRRAEADNVLHTEIFFDPQTHTARGVAMADVINGIHRACQDSPVSAALILCFLRHLSEEEAFETLEDALPHRDKFIGIGLDSSEVGNPPEKFSRVFARCRELGLHLVAHAGEEGPPAYIRTALDDLQVERIDHGVRCLEDAELTARLAREQVALTVCPLSNTKLRVFDQMHDHNLVQLLDAGLLVTVNSDDPAYFGGYMNDNFDAIFDALPLGLSHAQRLARNGFIAAFLPQAQKDAFLATVDAYFAQHAAAHGIAQ, encoded by the coding sequence ATGATGAACCCCCAATTGCGCGCGATCGTCCGCGGCATGCCGAAGGCCGAACTGCATATCCATATCGAAGGCTCGCTGGAGCCAGAACTGATTTTCGCACTGGCCGAGCGCAATGGCGTGCCGCTGGGCTATGAATCGGTGGAACACTTGCGCAGCGCCTATGCTTTTACGGATTTGCAGTCTTTTCTCGACATTTATTACGCTGGCGCAAGCGTGCTCTTGAAAGAGCAGGATTTCTATGACATGACGCAAGCCTACCTGCGCCGCGCCGAAGCCGATAACGTGCTGCACACGGAAATCTTCTTCGACCCGCAAACCCACACGGCGCGCGGCGTGGCCATGGCTGACGTGATCAACGGCATCCACCGCGCCTGCCAGGACAGTCCCGTCAGCGCGGCCCTGATCCTGTGCTTCCTGCGCCACCTGAGCGAGGAAGAAGCGTTCGAGACCCTGGAAGACGCGCTGCCGCACCGCGACAAATTCATCGGCATCGGTCTCGACTCGTCGGAAGTGGGCAACCCGCCCGAGAAATTCTCGCGCGTGTTTGCCCGTTGCCGCGAGCTGGGCCTGCACCTGGTGGCCCACGCGGGCGAGGAAGGTCCGCCCGCCTACATCCGCACGGCGCTCGACGACTTGCAGGTCGAACGCATCGACCATGGCGTGCGCTGCCTGGAAGACGCGGAACTGACGGCCCGCCTGGCGCGCGAACAGGTCGCCTTGACGGTCTGCCCGCTGTCGAACACCAAGCTGCGCGTGTTCGACCAGATGCATGACCACAACCTGGTGCAACTGCTCGACGCGGGCCTGCTGGTGACGGTGAACTCGGACGATCCCGCGTATTTCGGCGGCTACATGAACGACAATTTCGACGCCATCTTCGACGCCTTGCCGCTGGGCCTGTCCCACGCGCAACGCCTGGCGCGCAACGGTTTCATCGCCGCCTTCCTGCCGCAAGCGCAGAAAGACGCCTTCCTCGCTACCGTCGATGCGTATTTCGCCCAGCACGCGGCCGCCCACGGCATCGCGCAATAA
- a CDS encoding PrkA family serine protein kinase — protein MTIFDNYAARYERTREEEMSLTEYLALCKKDKLTYASAPERMLAAIGEPQLVDTRNDTRLSRIFANKIIKIYPAFREFYGTEEVIEQVVSYFRHAAQGLEERKQILYLLGPVGGGKSSIAEKLKSLMEHVPFYCLKGSPVNESPLGLFNEEEDGTILEEDYGIPRRYLRNIPSPWAVKRLHEYNGDINQFRVVKRYPSVLKQIAISKTEPGDENNQDISSLVGKVDIRKLEDYAQDDPDAYSYSGGLCLANQGLMEFVEMFKAPIKVLHPLLTATQEGNYKGTEGFGAIPFDGIILAHSNESEWKTFKNNRNNEAFLDRIYIVKVPYCLRVSDEIKIYDKLVANSSLVKAPCAPGTLRMMAQFAILSRLKDPENSSIFSKMLVYDGENLKDTDPKAKSMHEYVDYAGVDEGMNGLSTRFAFKILSKVFNFDNSEVAANPVHLLYVLEQQVEREQFAPELEQRYFSYIKEHLAQRYVEFIGKEIQTAYLESYSEYGQNIFDRYVTFADFWIQDQEYRDPDTGESFDRESLNNELEKIEKPAGISNPKDFRNEIVNFGLRARASNGGKNPAWTSYEKFRTVIEKKMFSNTEELLPVISFNAKASADDANKHADFVARMVEKGYTAKQVRLLCEWYLRVRKSS, from the coding sequence ATGACCATTTTTGATAACTATGCAGCACGCTACGAGCGCACCCGCGAAGAGGAAATGTCGCTCACCGAATACCTGGCCCTGTGCAAGAAGGACAAGCTGACCTATGCCAGCGCGCCCGAACGCATGCTGGCCGCCATCGGCGAGCCGCAACTGGTCGACACGCGCAACGACACGCGCTTGTCGCGCATCTTCGCCAACAAGATCATCAAGATCTATCCCGCCTTCCGCGAGTTCTACGGCACCGAGGAAGTCATCGAGCAAGTCGTCTCGTATTTCCGCCACGCGGCGCAAGGCCTGGAAGAACGCAAGCAGATCCTGTATCTGCTGGGGCCTGTCGGCGGCGGCAAATCGTCGATCGCGGAAAAGCTCAAGTCGCTGATGGAGCATGTGCCCTTCTATTGCCTGAAAGGCTCGCCCGTCAACGAATCGCCGCTGGGCCTGTTCAACGAGGAAGAGGACGGCACCATCCTGGAAGAGGATTACGGCATCCCGCGCCGCTACCTGCGCAACATCCCCAGCCCGTGGGCCGTGAAGCGCCTGCATGAATACAATGGCGATATCAACCAGTTCCGCGTCGTCAAGCGCTACCCGTCCGTGCTGAAACAGATCGCCATCTCGAAAACGGAGCCGGGCGACGAAAACAACCAGGATATTTCTTCGCTGGTGGGCAAGGTCGACATCCGCAAGCTGGAAGACTATGCGCAGGACGACCCGGACGCCTACAGCTATTCGGGCGGCCTGTGCCTGGCCAACCAGGGCTTGATGGAATTCGTGGAAATGTTCAAGGCGCCGATCAAGGTCTTGCATCCGCTGCTGACGGCCACGCAGGAAGGCAACTACAAGGGCACGGAAGGCTTCGGCGCGATTCCGTTCGACGGCATCATCCTGGCCCACTCGAACGAGTCGGAATGGAAGACCTTCAAGAACAACCGCAACAACGAGGCGTTTCTTGACCGTATCTATATAGTCAAGGTGCCGTATTGCCTGCGCGTCTCCGATGAAATCAAGATCTACGACAAGCTGGTGGCCAATTCCTCGCTGGTCAAGGCCCCATGCGCGCCCGGCACCCTGCGCATGATGGCGCAGTTCGCCATCCTGTCGCGCCTGAAAGACCCGGAAAACTCCAGCATCTTTTCGAAGATGCTCGTCTACGATGGCGAGAACCTCAAGGATACGGACCCGAAAGCCAAGTCCATGCACGAATACGTCGATTACGCGGGCGTGGACGAAGGCATGAACGGCTTGTCGACGCGCTTTGCCTTCAAGATCCTGTCAAAAGTGTTCAACTTTGACAATTCCGAAGTGGCCGCCAATCCCGTGCATCTATTATATGTACTGGAACAGCAGGTCGAGCGCGAGCAATTCGCGCCGGAACTCGAGCAGCGCTACTTCTCCTATATCAAGGAGCACCTGGCGCAGCGCTATGTGGAATTCATCGGCAAGGAGATCCAGACGGCTTACCTGGAAAGCTATTCGGAATACGGACAGAACATCTTCGACCGCTATGTGACGTTTGCCGATTTCTGGATACAGGACCAGGAATACCGCGATCCGGACACGGGCGAAAGTTTCGACCGCGAATCGCTGAACAATGAACTGGAAAAGATCGAGAAGCCGGCGGGCATTTCCAATCCGAAGGATTTCCGCAATGAAATCGTGAACTTCGGCTTGCGCGCGCGGGCCTCGAACGGCGGCAAGAATCCCGCCTGGACCAGTTATGAAAAGTTCCGCACCGTGATTGAAAAGAAAATGTTTTCGAATACGGAGGAATTGCTGCCCGTGATTTCCTTCAATGCCAAGGCCAGCGCCGAC
- a CDS encoding ABC transporter permease, with amino-acid sequence MFRLSLKMTGRDWRAGQLRFLLVALIVAVAALSAVGFFVDRLRAGLNRDAHQLLGADLVISADQPVNAAWRAEAQKRGFLLADTVTFPSMAQAGEGEQSLSQLASIKAVSPGYPQRGKLKITTKPSEAQDAVGRPTDQVPAPGTLWVDAAILSSLNARLGDTLTLGDKAFTVTQLIASEPDRGASFLNFAPRVMLPLSDLAATALVQNGSRVSYRLLLSAPPAKAAELAQYQTWLESQIKTQAIKGVRIESLESGSPQMQSTLDRADRFLSLVGLLSAMLAAVAVAMAARRFMLRHLDACAMLRCLGLTQNQVTAMYVIEFLLVGLAGSVVGVMVGFGGHLVLLELLGKLVQSDLPSVSMLPALQGVATGMLLLLGFALPPILQLRNVPHNRVIRREQEPPQALAVATYGLGIAAFVVLLLWQAGDVKLALLTAAGFLGGFALFGLAGWLGIRSLKTLRGAFNHQGWRFAVTSLQRRPGATVIQVVSLALGLMALLLLTVVRGDLMVAWRNATPPDAPNRFMINILPEQKEPIAARLAQAGVANAPLYPMIRGRLVAVNGNAITETTYEDDRAKGLADREFNLSTMATMQEENKLVAGKWFGNGPGAPAEASVEEGIAKTLKLKLGDKLRFDIAGQPVEAAITSLRKLEWGSMRVNFFVIINPAAMADTPQTWITAFHLPPAQADLGNALLRDYPNLTVVDVGGVLKQIQGVLDQVVTAVEFLFAFTLASGLLVLYAALMGSQDERTREAGLLRALGATRRQLAQAQLIEFSLVGALAGLLAASGAAAMGWALATYQFKFAWSFAPGVWAFGLLAGALCAIAGGWLGLRNVLKHPPLQTLREG; translated from the coding sequence ATGTTCCGCCTCTCCCTGAAAATGACCGGCCGCGACTGGCGCGCCGGGCAACTGCGTTTCCTGCTCGTCGCGCTGATCGTCGCCGTGGCGGCCCTGTCGGCCGTGGGTTTCTTCGTCGACCGCCTGCGCGCGGGCCTGAACCGCGACGCGCACCAGTTGCTGGGGGCCGACCTGGTCATCAGCGCCGACCAGCCCGTCAATGCCGCATGGCGCGCGGAAGCGCAGAAGCGCGGCTTCCTCCTGGCCGACACGGTGACGTTTCCCAGCATGGCGCAGGCGGGCGAGGGCGAACAGTCGCTGTCGCAGCTGGCGTCCATCAAGGCCGTCTCGCCCGGCTACCCGCAGCGGGGCAAGCTGAAAATCACGACCAAACCGAGCGAGGCGCAGGATGCCGTGGGACGGCCAACCGACCAGGTGCCGGCGCCCGGCACCCTGTGGGTCGATGCGGCCATCCTGTCCAGCCTGAACGCCAGGCTGGGCGACACCCTGACCCTGGGCGACAAGGCATTTACGGTCACGCAACTGATCGCCAGCGAGCCGGACCGCGGCGCCTCCTTCCTCAATTTCGCGCCGCGCGTGATGCTGCCCCTCAGTGATCTTGCCGCCACGGCGCTGGTGCAGAACGGTTCGCGCGTGTCATACCGGCTGCTGCTGTCGGCTCCACCCGCTAAGGCGGCCGAGCTTGCGCAATATCAAACCTGGCTGGAAAGCCAGATCAAGACGCAGGCCATCAAGGGCGTGCGCATCGAGTCGCTGGAATCGGGCAGTCCGCAGATGCAGTCGACCCTGGACCGCGCCGACCGTTTCCTGTCGCTCGTCGGCTTGCTGTCGGCCATGCTGGCGGCCGTCGCCGTGGCCATGGCGGCGCGCCGCTTCATGCTGCGCCACCTGGACGCCTGCGCCATGCTGCGCTGCCTGGGCTTGACGCAAAACCAGGTCACGGCCATGTACGTGATCGAATTCCTGCTCGTTGGCCTGGCCGGCAGCGTGGTCGGCGTGATGGTGGGCTTCGGCGGCCACCTGGTATTGCTGGAGCTGTTGGGCAAGCTGGTGCAGAGCGACTTGCCGTCCGTCTCCATGCTGCCCGCGCTGCAGGGCGTGGCCACCGGCATGCTGTTGCTGCTGGGCTTTGCCCTGCCGCCGATTTTGCAGTTGCGCAATGTTCCCCATAACCGCGTGATCCGCCGCGAACAGGAGCCGCCGCAGGCGCTGGCCGTGGCCACGTACGGCCTGGGCATCGCCGCCTTCGTCGTGCTGCTGTTGTGGCAGGCGGGCGACGTGAAACTGGCGCTGCTGACGGCGGCCGGCTTCCTCGGCGGTTTCGCCCTGTTCGGCCTAGCCGGCTGGCTGGGCATCCGCTCGCTGAAAACCCTGCGCGGCGCCTTCAATCACCAGGGCTGGCGTTTTGCCGTCACTTCCCTGCAGCGCCGCCCGGGCGCCACCGTCATCCAGGTGGTGTCGCTGGCGCTGGGCCTGATGGCCTTGCTGCTGCTGACGGTGGTGCGCGGCGACCTGATGGTGGCCTGGCGCAATGCCACGCCGCCGGACGCGCCGAACCGCTTCATGATCAATATCCTGCCGGAACAGAAAGAGCCGATCGCCGCGCGCCTGGCCCAGGCCGGCGTGGCCAACGCGCCCTTGTATCCGATGATACGCGGGCGTTTGGTGGCCGTGAATGGCAACGCCATCACGGAAACCACCTACGAGGATGACCGGGCCAAGGGCCTGGCCGACCGCGAATTCAACCTGTCGACGATGGCCACGATGCAGGAAGAAAACAAGCTGGTCGCCGGCAAGTGGTTCGGCAATGGGCCCGGTGCGCCGGCCGAGGCATCGGTGGAGGAGGGCATCGCCAAGACATTGAAACTGAAACTGGGCGACAAGCTGCGCTTCGACATCGCCGGCCAGCCCGTGGAAGCGGCCATTACCAGCTTGCGCAAGCTGGAATGGGGCTCGATGCGCGTCAATTTCTTTGTCATCATCAATCCGGCCGCGATGGCGGACACGCCGCAGACGTGGATCACGGCCTTTCACCTGCCGCCCGCGCAGGCGGACCTGGGCAATGCCTTGCTGCGCGATTATCCGAACCTGACGGTGGTCGACGTGGGCGGCGTGCTCAAGCAAATCCAGGGCGTGCTGGACCAGGTGGTCACGGCCGTGGAATTCCTGTTTGCCTTCACGCTGGCATCGGGCTTGCTGGTGCTGTATGCGGCCCTGATGGGCTCGCAGGACGAGCGCACGCGCGAAGCGGGACTGCTGCGCGCGCTGGGCGCCACGCGGCGCCAGCTGGCGCAGGCCCAGTTGATCGAGTTTTCGCTCGTCGGCGCCCTGGCCGGCTTGCTGGCGGCATCGGGCGCGGCCGCCATGGGCTGGGCGCTGGCCACGTACCAGTTCAAGTTCGCCTGGAGCTTCGCGCCCGGCGTGTGGGCCTTTGGTTTGCTGGCCGGTGCCCTGTGCGCGATTGCCGGCGGCTGGCTGGGCTTGCGTAACGTGCTGAAACATCCTCCCCTGCAGACCTTGCGGGAAGGCTAG